A single Oryza brachyantha chromosome 8, ObraRS2, whole genome shotgun sequence DNA region contains:
- the LOC102720543 gene encoding serine/threonine-protein kinase D6PK-like, with translation MSVEVVEQTVPSNQAKPAVDPVPAKASKAGKDGRSDLITKEIIEEQKPSHQRQESSESILDKGPSNVGSDSGVLDVPLTPKEGSGELKEMQEFDCNGNQQKKTSQKSSTSESFASAKVSDGTNSLRKTCGSGKVSDTADSTESGKSSMCRPSTSSNVSDESSCSSLSSSTTKPHKGSDSRWESIRMIRSKDGVLGLNHFRLLKKLGCGDIGSVYLSELSGTKSYFAMKIMDKGSLASRKKLLRAQTEREILQSLDHPFLPTLYTHFETDKFSCLVMEFCPGGDLHTLRQRQPGKHFSEQAAKFYVAEVLLALEYLHMLGIIYRDLKPENVLVREDGHIMLSDFDLSLRCAVSPTVVKSANPGPDALQRNNQAYCVQPACIQPSCIQPSCVAPTTCFGPRFFSKSKSKSKSKEKKSKPEVVNQISPLPELIAEPTDARSMSFVGTHEYLAPEIIKGEGHGSAVDWWTFGIFLYELLFGKTPFKGSGNRATLFNVVGQPLRFPESPLVSFSARDLIRGLLVKDPQHRLAYKRGATEIKQHPFFEGVNWALIRCASPPEIPKPVELERPPRPAPAPEKVAPAANQKGSDNYLEFEFF, from the exons ATGTCTGTTGAGGTGGTGGAGCAGACTGTGCCTTCAAACCAGGCTAAACCGGCTGTTGATCCTGTTCCTGCAAAGGCGAGCAAGGCCGGTAAGGATGGCAGGTCAGACCTTATTACGAAGGAGATTATAGAGGAGCAAAAGCCATCTCATCAGCGGCAAGAGTCTTCTGAATCTATATTGGACAAGGGTCCTTCTAATGTTGGTTCAGACTCAGGTGTTTTGGATGTGCCACTAACCCCAAAGGAGGGCTCTGGTGAGCTGAAAGAGATGCAAGAATTCGATTGCAACGGGAATCAGCAGAAGAAGACATCGCAAAAGAGCAGCACTAGTGAGAGCTTTGCTTCTGCTAAAGTGAGCGACGGGACGAATAGTCTGAGGAAGACCTGTGGAAGTGGCAAGGTCAGTGATACAGCTGATTCTACCGAGAGTGGTAAGAGTAGCATGTGCCGTCCGAGCACTAGCAGCAACGTCAGTGATGAGAGCTCGTGCAGCAGTCTGAGCAGCAGCACGACGAAGCCACACAAAGGGAGTGATTCAAGGTGGGAATCAATCCGGATGATCCGGTCTAAGGATGGTGTTCTTGGTTTGAACCATTTTAGGTTGCTCAAGAAACTGGGCTGTGGTGATATTGGCAGTGTGTACCTCTCTGAATTGAGTGGTACAAAGAGTTACTTTGCAATGAAGATCATGGACAAGGGGTCTCTAGCAAGTCGGAAGAAGCTGCTTCGGGCGCAAACAGAGCGGGAGATCCTGCAATCTCTGGATCATCCATTTCTGCCAACACTGTATACACACTTTGAGACAGATAAGTTCTCATGTTTAGTTATGGAGTTCTGCCCAGGAGGGGACCTGCACACTCTTCGACAAAGGCAGCCTGGAAAACATTTCTCAGAGCAAGCGGCAAA GTTCTATGTGGCAGAGGTTCTACTTGCATTAGAATACCTGCATATGCTTGGGATTATATACCGTGATCTGAAACCAGAAAATGTCCTTGTCCGGGAGGATGGGCACATAATGCTGTCTGATTTTGATCTCTCCCTTCGTTGTGCTGTAAGCCCCACCGTCGTCAAGTCCGCCAATCCTGGACCAGATGCGTTGCAGAGGAACAATCAAGCTTACTGTGTTCAGCCTGCTTGTATTCAACCATCCTGCATCCAGCCATCATGTGTAGCTCCAACAACCTGCTTCGGTCCCCGGTTTTTCTCCAAGTCCAAGTCCAAGTCCAAGTCCAAGGAGAAGAAATCAAAACCTGAGGTTGTCAACCAAATTAGCCCACTGCCAGAGCTCATAGCTGAGCCAACCGACGCTCGGTCCATGTCTTTTGTTGGCACCCATGAGTACTTGGCACCGGAAATCATCAAGGGGGAGGGTCATGGCAGTGCTGTGGATTGGTGGACCTTTGGCATTTTCCTCTATGAACTCTTGTTTGGCAAGACCCCCTTCAAGGGATCAGGAAACCGGGCTACACTCTTCAATGTTGTCGGCCAGCCCCTGCGGTTTCCGGAATCACCATTGGTGAGCTTCTCTGCAAGGGACCTGATAAGAGGATTGCTGGTCAAGGACCCGCAACACCGTCTCGCCTACAAGCGTGGCGCGACAGAGATCAAGCAGCATCCATTCTTTGAGGGTGTGAATTGGGCGCTCATACGGTGCGCAAGCCCTCCTGAGATACCCAAGCCAGTTGAGCTTGAGCGCCCACCAAGGCCAGCACCAGCTCCAGAGAAGGTTGCCCCAGCTGCCAATCAGAAGGGCTCAGACAATTATCTAGAGTTTGAGTTCTTCTAG